The genomic stretch AAAAAATTTATCCTTAAGAAATAAGCTGTTGCTTATGATAATTCCTGCTATTCTGGAATTAATCCTGCTGCTTTATTTGTATGCTGCAGATAACAATTCCACCTTTCATAAGAGTAAGGAAATATTCTACAATGATTTATACCTAGTTCATACCAGTCTCTTAAGCAGTGACAGGGACTTTTATCAAGCTGATCAGGCCGTACAGCAGATTAACTCCGCTGATACTTCTGATGAACAATTGTTGATAGATTTAAATGCGGTTTATTCACAGAATGCCCAGCAGGCTAGTGATAACGCCAATAAAATCACAGAAATACTAAAGAACAATCAAAAGATCCTTGATTCTTATACTCCTCATAGTTTATTTATTTTGCTATATGGTTCAGAAACAAAAGATGATCCCAACGGTTATCTGGGAAAAGACAAGACCCTAAAAGTCTTGCTGGAAGAGTTTAATTCTAATTTTGATATTTGGAAAGCTTCCTATAATCCCGAAACAGGGGATGGGGATTTCCACAGCATGGAAACAGCTTTTAATGCTGCCAGAGGCTCTCTTGATGAGATGCAGGATCTGCTGGTACTATACGGGGATTATTCCTCACAGCAGCTGCAAGAGAATATTTCAGCTAAAATATTGCAGGTTGTAATCTTTACCGTATTAATTATTACGCTGATATTACTGTTATCTTTCGTGATGATAACCTATTTGAGAAAGCACCTTCGGACGATCACTGTGAATATGAATGAATTGGCGAAGCAGAATCTTGCATTACAACCTTTGAAATTAGACGGAAAAGACGAGCTGGGTATATTATCCACTTCCTTTAATGCGGTATTATCTTCCTTAAAAGAAATTGTAGGACAAATAGACAGTACCTCCCGTGAAGTAAGCGACTCTGCTGATCTGATGAACAGAAATGCAGAAGAAGTAAGCACTGCTACCGGAGAAATCGCTAAAGCGATTGGAGAAATAGCCTCTACTGCTACTTCTCAGGCTTCCGATACCGAACAGTCTGTTATGGAACTGGAAAAGCTGGAACAAATTATTATAAGCAATACCCAAAGTACAGTTGTACTAACAGAGGCAGCAAAACAGATTAATGAAGCCGGAAATGAAGGGCTTACACTGGTTACCACTTTATCAGAAGTTAACAAGAGCAGCCAGGAGGCTTTCTATCAAATATTTGAAGTTATTGGGAAAATTGATGCCAGTGCAGCCAGAATCGGAGAAGCCAGTACCTTGATTTCTGAGATTGCTGAACAAACCAATCTACTCTCCTTAAATGCAAGCATTGAAGCTGCCAGAGCCGGAGAAGCCGGCAGAGGATTTGCAGTTGTAGCTGATGAAATCAGAAAGCTTGCAGAACAGTCATCTCATTCTGTTGATATCATAAATGAGATGTTAAAGGATCTGCAGTCTAACGCACAGCTTGCCAACCAGCAGAGCAATCTGGTGAAAGAAACTGTTGTGACGCAGACAAACAGTGTGACTGAAACAAAAGATAAATATATTGCCATTACTGACAGCCTGAAGATAATTAATGCACAGATAGAAAACCTTGATTCCATCAGTCAGGAAATGAGTCATAGCTGTAATAACGTGATATCACACATCAGCAGTTTGTCTGCCAGCGCAGAGGAAAATGCATCGACTACTGAAGAAACTTCTGCAGGATCTGAGGAAATCTTAGCTTCCATGTTATCTATAACTGAAGTTAGCAATAATGTCAATAGCCGTGCAGAAGAATTAAAGGCACTGATTGCAGGTTTCAAAACAGAATAAGTAACAAGCGGACCTGTTACATTGCTCCCTTTAAGAGTTCATAACATTCCGCTTCCAGTTCCCTGACTTGCTTCTTTGTCATCGCAAACTGAAAGATTTCTTCACTGGCATGAATAAAATCATAGAAATTACAGTTGCCAGTTCTTTCACCGATACCAAATAGAGTGCAGTCTACATAGGCTGCTCCTGCTTTGGCACCGATTATTGAATTAGCGACTGCCATTCCCAAGTCATTGTGTACATGCATTTCAACTTCAATGTCTGTATGTGCTTTTATCGTTTCAACAATTTCTTTCGTCCTGCCCGGTGTTAAGACGCCTACGGTATCAGCCAGCCGTATAACCTTAACACCGGATTTCTTTAACTCTTTTATAAGGCTTAGAATAAAACCGATATCCGATCTGGAAGCATCCTCCAGTCCAACAGTTACGTCTATTCCTTTGCTTAAGGATATATCTACGCAATCCAGAATGTTTTTTTGCACCCAGGCTTTATTTTTTTTTAGTTTACTATAAATCTGTATGTAAGACACCGGAGTTCCGATATGAAGAATATGGGGTTTACAGACCAGAGATTTTTTTACATCTTCCACATTCATACGGCTCCAAACTGAAATCTTAGCATTTCTGGCACAGGAAACAATCTCTCCAATACAATCACTTTCTGATTGTCCGAGACAGGGGATTCCGGCTTCTATTTCATATACACCGACATTATCAAGAAGTTTTGCAATTTTAAGCTTATCTTCTCTGCGAAGAGCAATACCGGGGCTTTGTTCCCCGTCTCTTAAGGTTGTATCAACGATGTATTTTATTTCCTTCATTAGCACCCACCTTTGCTGCAATTTGTGCGAACTCTTCATCACAAAGACTGCTTCGGCTATCCGAACAGACTTCCTTAATCTTATCAAGCATTTTTAGTATTACTGTTTCCTCTGGAACCGGCAGGAGAAGTTCTTCCAGTTTCATCTTAACAGCTTTGGTACCAGAATGCTTACCAATGACCAACTCGGACTTTCCGCCTACGCAAGCAGGTTCATAGGCTTCATAGATAGCTGGATTTTTGCTCATCGCATCCGCATGAATACCTGATTCCACCTTAAAGATACATTTGCCTATTACAGGTTTTTTATTGCTTATGTTCGTATCGGTAATTTTCTCGTAAAGCTTTGTAAGTGCCGGCAGTACCGTAAGATCTTTGTTCGGTTTATGCCTGACCACAAGGCGGAGTGCCATAAGCACTTCCTCTGTCGCACCGTTATTCTTATGACCTGCAAAGCTTACCGTAACATCGGTACCATAGCTTAACAGCCACTGAATGGCCATTGCACTGGCACAATGGTATGTATTTTCAGGATTCAGATTTACTTTTGTATTTGGAAGATTTTTCTTAATCTCCTCCATAGCTTTATCATAACCGTTACACATTAAATCGTCAAGACCTGCAATCCGAAGTTCTCTGCAATGAGAAATAGCACGGAGTTTGATAATCTCTCTTATATCATTAATCTGAATTTCCGGCATAAGATTCTCCAGATTCTCATGAAAATGGCAGGTATACCGGTAAAACCCCGTATACCTGTCGATATCTTCGGCATAGTCAACCTGAAGGATGTATTTACCGTCATCCGGCAGGTACTCCATTTTTTCATATGCAGCAAGTGATATTTCAATCACATCAATGCCAATCTCTCTTAATAATCTGCAAAATAAATGAAGGTCCTCCTTTGAAGGCAGGCATTTATCAAATCCGGTTAAGGTATTATCTGTTATGCGTAGCATCTTTTACCCCTCCTGACTATTCGTGTTCATAATTGTTTACATGCTTAAACCTTTTTATATCATCAACTCTTTTACAGGATTTCCATTTTCAAAATGCTGTTCTATAATCGTTTCAACATTCTCCTCTGTTAAGTTTCCGTACCATATTCCCTCCGGATAAACCACTGCAACCGGTCCTTTTTCACAAATCCCAAAACATCCGGTATTGGTTATCATTACATCCCCGGATAAATCTCTTTCATCGACTCCCTCCATAAATTTCTGGACAATATCGACAGAATCCTTCGAAAAACAAAACCCCTTTTGCACCCCATTGATTCTACAGCTGGTACAGACAAAAATATGATATTTAGGACTTACCATAACAATACTCTCCTTTTCTTATATATATTCCTTTAATTTCTTAATAAACAGATAACAGCAGGCAGGCTTTCTATACAAGTTAAATAATTTTACTATACTGATAATTTACATTCACTTATTGCCTTTTTAACAGAATCTTCAATTCTGTCGTAGGTAACAAGCACATGAATACCTTTTTCCTCTAGCTTTGATTTGGGGGATTCACCGATACGCATGGCTACAACAGCTGTACAGTCGGATATCGTTTTTAAGATCGAGGTAATCTTATCCTCCTTCTCCTCGCAATCCAGCACTCCGTTACAATATTTCTCCACTACCCGTCTTTCTTTGAATTGAGCAGTACCATTTTTGTATTCAAAAATATAGAATTCTGACACCTGACCAAAATGTTGGTCAACCAAAACACCGCTTTTTGTTGCTACTGCAACATAGATACCCTTGTTTCTTTCCAAAAGGTCTTCGGTTTCTTCATGCTTCTTCTGCTGTTTTAATGTTTCCGGATAGTCCAGTAGTTCCTGTTGCTCCTGTGCTTCCTTCTCATGACAGGCATTAAACTCAATGGAACGGTCATCGCCCAAAGCACCAATTGCATCTGCCCTGCATTGTTTACAATGATACATCTGCTTCATGGTCTCACCGCATTTTTTTCTCATTGCCATGATTTCCTGATTGCTAACTAACGGTATTTTCTCGAACACACTTCCTTCCACCGGAATCAGCTGCATAATATTTGTGATTGCAGCACCAAGGTCTTTCACCTTTTGCACCACTTCCGGAATGTGTTCATCATTTATTCCCTTTATCATAACGATATTAACCTTACAGACAATTCCCCTTGAAGCCAGCATCTTAATTCCTGCCATTTGGTTGGACATCAGAATAGCAGCTGCTGTTTCTCCAAAATAAGAATTTCCCATATAGTTCACATGGCGGTAGATTTTAGCACCAATCTTTGGATCAACGGCATTCATCGTTACTGTAATATGGGATACCCCCAATGCAATTAATTCTTCTGCATATTGTGGCAACATCAGACCATTGGTGGAAAGACAGAATGTAACATCTTTGTCTTCCTGCCTGATTAATGCCAGTGTACGCTTTGTTTCCTCAAAATTAGCAAGCGCATCACCTGGACCAGCAATACCGATTACCGAGAGCTTTGAAACCTTTTTCTTAACGTACAGGTATTTCTCATAGGCTTCTTCCGGGTTTAGAACCTGTGTTGTAACCCCTGGTCTGCTTTCATTGGGACAGTCATACTTTCTCACACAATAGTTGCAGCTGATATTACATTTCGGAGCAATCGGAAGATGCATTCTGGCATAATCATGGGCTCCGCAATTAAAACATGGATGTGTCTTACTCTTCTCCTCAGGTGTTTTATCAGTTGCTTCCGCTGTAACTTTTAAGCTTTCGTTTATATTTGCTTCAGTCCATACATTCCGCTTCTCTTTCAAGAGATTTTCAGACTGGTTGTTTTTATTCTCCATCTCCCCTCCCTTTTGTAAACCCTCTTTGAAATATTTTGCATAAAGTTCTTTGCGAAATCCAGTTTCCTTGCCTGCTAATATAACATTGGATATGTCATCAAGAAAGGTAAGCGCACCATTATAGCCAATAGTCCTAAGTCTTTGTCCGCCCACTCTGTCATGAATCGGGAAGCTTCGCCTAACCAGTTCAATTTTTAGATTTTCAGATATCCTTCTGCCATCTGAATTACCAATCAGGACATTTACGGATAGTTCCCTTGCCTTCTCCTCGATCGTCTTGAAGTCTGTATCACTGAGAATTTCAAAATCCTCCACAAAATAACGGTCTGCGACCTCTTTAATCTCCTCTGTAAGCTTAGCTATTATAGACGGGCATTTGGAGCCAGTGGCAACAAGAACAGGTAATACACCGTTTTCTACACAAAGTCTTACAGTAGAATAAACAAAATCAGGTTCACCAAAAACAGCTGCCCTTGCTTCCCCATTATATTTATGCGCATCAATCATGGCATCCAGGAATCTTCCTCTTTCTTTTTTAAGCTTATCCGGAATCTCCTTTCCTGACAAGCTTGCAAGTAAGCGTATCAGAGTGTCGTTATCTCTTAAGCTGACCGGCAGATTGCATTTCTCATAGGGTACCTGATACTCTTCAAACAGGTATTCTGCAACAGATGGATTTTCTTCTGTAAAGGAGGAAATCTCAATAGTAAAGGCTGCACCTCCCATTTTACGAATATCACGTATGTCTGTTC from Anaerocolumna sp. AGMB13020 encodes the following:
- a CDS encoding methyl-accepting chemotaxis protein, which produces MLKNLSLRNKLLLMIIPAILELILLLYLYAADNNSTFHKSKEIFYNDLYLVHTSLLSSDRDFYQADQAVQQINSADTSDEQLLIDLNAVYSQNAQQASDNANKITEILKNNQKILDSYTPHSLFILLYGSETKDDPNGYLGKDKTLKVLLEEFNSNFDIWKASYNPETGDGDFHSMETAFNAARGSLDEMQDLLVLYGDYSSQQLQENISAKILQVVIFTVLIITLILLLSFVMITYLRKHLRTITVNMNELAKQNLALQPLKLDGKDELGILSTSFNAVLSSLKEIVGQIDSTSREVSDSADLMNRNAEEVSTATGEIAKAIGEIASTATSQASDTEQSVMELEKLEQIIISNTQSTVVLTEAAKQINEAGNEGLTLVTTLSEVNKSSQEAFYQIFEVIGKIDASAARIGEASTLISEIAEQTNLLSLNASIEAARAGEAGRGFAVVADEIRKLAEQSSHSVDIINEMLKDLQSNAQLANQQSNLVKETVVTQTNSVTETKDKYIAITDSLKIINAQIENLDSISQEMSHSCNNVISHISSLSASAEENASTTEETSAGSEEILASMLSITEVSNNVNSRAEELKALIAGFKTE
- a CDS encoding homocitrate synthase, producing the protein MKEIKYIVDTTLRDGEQSPGIALRREDKLKIAKLLDNVGVYEIEAGIPCLGQSESDCIGEIVSCARNAKISVWSRMNVEDVKKSLVCKPHILHIGTPVSYIQIYSKLKKNKAWVQKNILDCVDISLSKGIDVTVGLEDASRSDIGFILSLIKELKKSGVKVIRLADTVGVLTPGRTKEIVETIKAHTDIEVEMHVHNDLGMAVANSIIGAKAGAAYVDCTLFGIGERTGNCNFYDFIHASEEIFQFAMTKKQVRELEAECYELLKGAM
- a CDS encoding homocitrate synthase/isopropylmalate synthase family protein yields the protein MLRITDNTLTGFDKCLPSKEDLHLFCRLLREIGIDVIEISLAAYEKMEYLPDDGKYILQVDYAEDIDRYTGFYRYTCHFHENLENLMPEIQINDIREIIKLRAISHCRELRIAGLDDLMCNGYDKAMEEIKKNLPNTKVNLNPENTYHCASAMAIQWLLSYGTDVTVSFAGHKNNGATEEVLMALRLVVRHKPNKDLTVLPALTKLYEKITDTNISNKKPVIGKCIFKVESGIHADAMSKNPAIYEAYEPACVGGKSELVIGKHSGTKAVKMKLEELLLPVPEETVILKMLDKIKEVCSDSRSSLCDEEFAQIAAKVGANEGNKIHR
- a CDS encoding 2Fe-2S ferredoxin, which encodes MVSPKYHIFVCTSCRINGVQKGFCFSKDSVDIVQKFMEGVDERDLSGDVMITNTGCFGICEKGPVAVVYPEGIWYGNLTEENVETIIEQHFENGNPVKELMI
- the nifB gene encoding nitrogenase cofactor biosynthesis protein NifB; this encodes MRGNLVNLNVNPCKMCMPMGAVTACYGIKKCMSILHGSQGCSTYIRRHMATHYNEPVDIASSSLTEEGTVYGGEQNLLKGLKNLITIYKPEVIAVETTCLAETIGEDINRIIDKFRRENPEANGVEIISIPSAGYAGTQFEGYMKALHSIVSQVQMEENKNNKINVITAPLSPGDTRYLKELLESFSLEYILLPDLSENLDGVYQPEYEKLPSKGTDIRDIRKMGGAAFTIEISSFTEENPSVAEYLFEEYQVPYEKCNLPVSLRDNDTLIRLLASLSGKEIPDKLKKERGRFLDAMIDAHKYNGEARAAVFGEPDFVYSTVRLCVENGVLPVLVATGSKCPSIIAKLTEEIKEVADRYFVEDFEILSDTDFKTIEEKARELSVNVLIGNSDGRRISENLKIELVRRSFPIHDRVGGQRLRTIGYNGALTFLDDISNVILAGKETGFRKELYAKYFKEGLQKGGEMENKNNQSENLLKEKRNVWTEANINESLKVTAEATDKTPEEKSKTHPCFNCGAHDYARMHLPIAPKCNISCNYCVRKYDCPNESRPGVTTQVLNPEEAYEKYLYVKKKVSKLSVIGIAGPGDALANFEETKRTLALIRQEDKDVTFCLSTNGLMLPQYAEELIALGVSHITVTMNAVDPKIGAKIYRHVNYMGNSYFGETAAAILMSNQMAGIKMLASRGIVCKVNIVMIKGINDEHIPEVVQKVKDLGAAITNIMQLIPVEGSVFEKIPLVSNQEIMAMRKKCGETMKQMYHCKQCRADAIGALGDDRSIEFNACHEKEAQEQQELLDYPETLKQQKKHEETEDLLERNKGIYVAVATKSGVLVDQHFGQVSEFYIFEYKNGTAQFKERRVVEKYCNGVLDCEEKEDKITSILKTISDCTAVVAMRIGESPKSKLEEKGIHVLVTYDRIEDSVKKAISECKLSV